Genomic segment of Pararhodobacter zhoushanensis:
CGGCACCAGCAGCAGAAGCAGCGCCACCAGAATGACCGCGCGTGTTGCGTTCAGCGCGAAGAACCCGCGCGAGTCGCCCGACGCCAGCGTGACCTGATCATAGGTCAGCCACAGCATCTGCGGCAGCAGCGCCATCGACACGATGACCACCACCGCACCCGAGGTCAGATAGCGCGCGTCATAGAGCAGATCGACAATATAGGTGCCGCCCAGAGCCAGCGGCGCAACCCCGGCAACCAGCATGCCCGACAGCATGAACCGGATCCGGCGCAGGCGCAGGAAATTCTCGCGCGATTCACGGGGTGGAGAGGCGCGGTAAAGCGGAATCATCAACCGCTGCACCAGCAACTGCCCCAGCATCAACGGAAAGCCGGCAAGGAAGAAACCGATGTTGTAGAGGCCCAGCTCTTCCATCGTCATGAAGCGGCCAAGGATCAGCTTGTCGCTTTGCAGCACGATGAAACCGGCCATGGTGCTGAAGAAAATCCAGCGGCCATAATGGATCAGTTCATGCGCGGATCTCGCGGTCCAGATGCAGCCGGTTCGAGATGCCGGGCAGCATGATCCATGCCAGCCCGGCGCGGGCCGCAGCCGAAATCACGTTACCCGCAACCAGCGCCCAGATCGATTGCGTGGCCCAGGCCAGCAGCAGCATGGCGACGACGCTGATCACCTGTGCGGTAATTTCCAGAACGGTGACCCGGCCCAGCAGCATGTGGCGCGAGGCGCTTTCGGCGCGGGTGGGTTCCAGCGACAGGATCAACAGGCTCGTGGCGGACACCGGGATCAGGTAGGCCAGCATCGGTTCGTTATAGAACCAGCCCATCGGCCATGCGAGCGCACAGGCCGCCGCGAACAGGAACCCCGCGCGGATCATGTTCAGCGTCCAGGCGGTATTCAGAAAGGCCGGTTCATCGCCGCGTTTGGACGACTGGATGGCGGGCTGGATGCCCAGATCCGACAGCATCGTCAGGCCGACCAGCAGCACCGTGACCAGCGCCATGGTGCCGAACGCCTCAGGGAACAACAGGCGTGCCAGGATCAGGTTCGAGCCAAAGCGGATCACTTGCTGCCCACCAAACCCAAGGATGGTGAACATCGACGACCGCATGATCTTGGCGGTGATACCGGTTCCGGGTTTTCTGGCTGGCATGAGAACGGCGTCGGACACTGAAGAATACTCCGGGTAATTGCAGCGACAACACCGGTAAAGACAAGGCGTCACGTCAATTCGTGAGAAATGAAGGTAAATTGCGGCGCGAATGTGGCAGGGTTACTGCCGCGCCAATACCTACAGTGTTTCTTGAATTTGCCCAATTTCGACCCTAGCCCAAGGACCAGTGTTCTTGACCAAGGTGCCCCTGTGAAGATCGGCTACATCCTCAATACCTATCCCGCGCCGTCGCAAAGCTTCATCCGGCGCGAGATGCGGGCGCTTGAGCGCCGCGGTATTGCGGTGCAGCGCTTTGCCATGCGGTCGTTTGACGGGTCCTTGCCGGATCGGTCGGATCAAGAGGAAGCCGCCGCCACGGATTATGTGCTGGCAAAGGGGCTGTTCGCCCTGCTGTGGGCGCTGTTCCTTGTCGGACTGCAATCACCGGTGCGCATCTATCAGGCGCTGTTTCTGGCGCTGAAGGCCAGCCGAGGCTCGGAAGCCGGGTTGTTCAAGCACCTGATCTATTTTCTGGAAGCGGCTTATGTCACCCGCCGGCTGGGCGAGTTGCAGGTGGACCGGATGCACGCGCATTTCGGCACCAACGCGACAACCGTGGCCATGCTGGCGTCAGAGATGAGCGGCAAGCCGTTCAGCTTCACCGTTCACGGGCCCGAGGAATTCGACAAACCCGCCGCCATCGCCCTGCCGCTCAAGCTGCAGAAGGCGGATTTCACCGTGGCGATCTCGTCCTATGGCCGCAGCCAGCTGTGCCGACTGGTCGATTACCGCTTCTGGCCGCGCATCCGCGTGGTGCACTGCGGGATCGAGCCGCAGCATTATGACTCGGCGCGGCCGATGCCGGTTACGCGGCCGGTGACAATGGTCAATATCGGGCGATTCGTTGAGCAAAAGGGCCAGATCCTGCTGATCGAGGCGATGGCCGAGGTCGCGCGCCGGGGTGTCGATGTCCGGCTGGTGCTGGTCGGTGACGGGCCGATGCGTCTACCGCTTGAGCGCGCGATTGCCCATTCGGGCCTTGGCCACCGGGTCGAACTGACCGGCTGGCTGGATGAGGCGGGCGTGCGCCGGGCGATCGATTCTGCGCATGCGCTGGTGCTGCCGTCCTTTGCCGAGGGGCTGCCGATGGTGGTGATGGAGGCGATGGTCTCGGCCCGTCCGGTCATCGCCA
This window contains:
- a CDS encoding glycosyltransferase, which codes for MKIGYILNTYPAPSQSFIRREMRALERRGIAVQRFAMRSFDGSLPDRSDQEEAAATDYVLAKGLFALLWALFLVGLQSPVRIYQALFLALKASRGSEAGLFKHLIYFLEAAYVTRRLGELQVDRMHAHFGTNATTVAMLASEMSGKPFSFTVHGPEEFDKPAAIALPLKLQKADFTVAISSYGRSQLCRLVDYRFWPRIRVVHCGIEPQHYDSARPMPVTRPVTMVNIGRFVEQKGQILLIEAMAEVARRGVDVRLVLVGDGPMRLPLERAIAHSGLGHRVELTGWLDEAGVRRAIDSAHALVLPSFAEGLPMVVMEAMVSARPVIATWVAGVPELMQEGRTGWLVPAGDAMALAEAITELATSPDDKLRRMGTTGRARVLMRHNIDTEAGKLAALFCQRPRTQSRAQRPRTQLV
- a CDS encoding oligosaccharide flippase family protein; amino-acid sequence: MPARKPGTGITAKIMRSSMFTILGFGGQQVIRFGSNLILARLLFPEAFGTMALVTVLLVGLTMLSDLGIQPAIQSSKRGDEPAFLNTAWTLNMIRAGFLFAAACALAWPMGWFYNEPMLAYLIPVSATSLLILSLEPTRAESASRHMLLGRVTVLEITAQVISVVAMLLLAWATQSIWALVAGNVISAAARAGLAWIMLPGISNRLHLDREIRA
- a CDS encoding lipopolysaccharide biosynthesis protein — translated: MRPAPGWHGSCCPASRTGCIWTARSAHELIHYGRWIFFSTMAGFIVLQSDKLILGRFMTMEELGLYNIGFFLAGFPLMLGQLLVQRLMIPLYRASPPRESRENFLRLRRIRFMLSGMLVAGVAPLALGGTYIVDLLYDARYLTSGAVVVIVSMALLPQMLWLTYDQVTLASGDSRGFFALNATRAVILVALLLLLVPMLGLPGAPIAMASTALLSYPLQLRLARKHGAWDPLHDAVMASIAALLLAVVVVVHGDRLATLFTL